The following are from one region of the Heterodontus francisci isolate sHetFra1 chromosome 34, sHetFra1.hap1, whole genome shotgun sequence genome:
- the LOC137349184 gene encoding zinc finger protein 79-like has product MEKPWKCGDCGKGFSYPSELEIHRRSHTGERPFICSQCGKGFTHSSSLITHQRVHTGEWPFTCSECEKGFASSNTLLIHKRVHAGEWPFTCSECGKGFTRSSLMLTHQRVHTGERPFTCSECGKGFTRSCNLLTHQRGHTDERPFKCRNCGNCFKSSAELVSHQRVHTDERPFRCSHCSIGFKRSFDLTVHQRTHTGERPFTCSECGKGFTQSCSLLRHRRTHTGERPYTCPECGKGFTHSSALLIHQQVHTEERPHTCSVCGKGFVQPSHLLTHQRIHTGERPFTCSVCGKGFSQSSHLLKHRRVHK; this is encoded by the coding sequence atggagaaaccgtggaaatgtggggactgtgggaagggattcagttacccatcagaactggaaattcatcggcgcagtcacactggggagaggccgttcatctgctcacagtgtgggaagggattcactcattcatctTCCCTGATAACACATCAGCGGGTTCATACTGGGGagtggccattcacctgctcagagtgtgagaaGGGATTCGCCAGTTCAAACACTCTGTTGATACACAAGCGGGTTCACGCTGGGGagtggccattcacctgctctgagtgtgggaaagggttcacTCGGTCATCACtcatgctgacacaccagcgagttcacactggggagaggccgttcacctgctccgaatgtgggaagggattcactcgctcATGCAacttgctgacacaccagcgaggtcacactgatgagagaccttttaaatgtcgaaACTGTGGGAATTGCTTTAAAAGTTCTGCTGAACTggtgtcccatcaacgtgttcacactgacgagagaccgttcAGGTGTTCTCACTGCAGCATTGGGTTCAAGCGATCATTtgatctcactgtacaccagcgcacccacaccggggagaggccgttcacctgctcagagtgtgggaagggattcactcagtcttgCAGCCTGCTAAGACATCGACGcactcacaccggggagaggccatacACCTgcccagagtgtgggaagggattcactcactcatccgccctgctgatacaccagcaagttcacaccgaGGAGAGGCCacacacctgctctgtgtgtgggaagggatttgttcAGCCATCTCATCTGCTGACACAccaacgaattcacactggggagaggccgttcacctgttccgtgtgtggaaagggattttctcagtcatcccacctgttgAAACACcgacgagttcacaagtga